Proteins from one Candidatus Binatia bacterium genomic window:
- a CDS encoding tetratricopeptide repeat protein, with product MARGIPVIAKLIFVGTALLLPYALSAQATSDEAVQRSNEGVELLKQSKFSEAIDPLLKAVGLNPTDSNVRLNLAYAYDRQGRLEEAIIHYQKAIELNPRDSIARNNLGVLYNKAGRYDEAIRELEKTLEIDPKSATAPKNLETAKKNQSALQEREKRIAEAVKNVESNPENASAHYNLARLYAFYDKKDLAIPSLEKALKLGYSDIGYVKVDTALDSIRNEPDYVWLLRGR from the coding sequence ATGGCGCGAGGTATTCCAGTGATAGCTAAACTTATATTTGTCGGCACGGCTCTTTTGCTGCCGTACGCGCTCTCGGCGCAGGCAACCTCGGACGAAGCCGTTCAGCGGAGCAATGAGGGAGTGGAGTTGCTCAAGCAGAGCAAGTTCAGTGAGGCGATCGACCCGCTCCTTAAAGCGGTGGGGTTGAATCCGACGGACTCAAACGTTCGGCTAAACCTCGCTTACGCCTATGATCGGCAAGGTCGCCTTGAGGAAGCCATCATCCACTATCAAAAAGCCATTGAGCTCAATCCGCGCGATTCGATTGCCCGCAACAATCTCGGCGTTCTATATAACAAGGCGGGACGCTACGACGAAGCTATTCGCGAGCTGGAAAAAACGCTGGAAATCGATCCAAAGAGCGCAACGGCCCCCAAAAACCTAGAGACTGCGAAAAAAAATCAGTCTGCGCTCCAGGAGCGCGAGAAAAGGATTGCCGAGGCAGTCAAGAACGTGGAATCTAATCCAGAAAATGCAAGCGCCCACTACAACTTAGCCCGGCTCTATGCATTCTACGATAAAAAGGATTTAGCTATTCCGTCGCTCGAAAAAGCGCTCAAGCTGGGCTACAGCGACATCGGCTATGTCAAGGTAGATACAGCCCTGGATAGTATCAGGAACGAACCCGACTACGTCTGGCTTCTCAGGGGTAGATAG
- a CDS encoding response regulator, producing the protein MDTKKTIMVVDDNPDIITIVRTILEGKGYNVLSAYSGAELFTSLEQQKPDLVVLDIMMPQMDGLEVLTRLKGSTDTSSIPVILLTAKVQYEDVLGGYKLGADYYITKPFTSTQLINGINLLLGEAKT; encoded by the coding sequence ATGGACACAAAAAAAACCATCATGGTGGTTGACGATAACCCGGACATCATCACCATTGTGCGGACCATTCTAGAAGGCAAGGGTTACAATGTATTGTCCGCATACAGCGGCGCGGAGTTATTTACCAGTCTCGAACAGCAGAAGCCCGATCTTGTCGTGCTCGACATCATGATGCCCCAGATGGATGGACTCGAAGTCTTGACGCGACTCAAAGGCTCCACCGACACTTCTTCCATCCCGGTGATTCTCCTGACGGCAAAGGTCCAATACGAGGACGTGTTGGGCGGCTACAAACTAGGAGCCGACTACTATATCACCAAACCGTTTACCAGCACGCAACTGATCAACGGAATCAATCTCCTCTTGGGAGAGGCAAAAACCTAA
- the tmk gene encoding dTMP kinase, protein MSRLISFEGGDGSGKSTQLKLLADYLSSRGRACICTREPGGTNLGKMIRKALLEVGDEQISSRTEIFLYLADRAQHVQEIVQPALASGKIVLCDRFTDSTLAYQGYGRGADLNALRQMNLIASGGIIPDLTLLLDCPVKLGLSRTTRRIEAQRTPQSPEDRFEREEVEFHERVRRGFRELARAEPERVHILDASASIAEVHDQIKGIVERKLAGL, encoded by the coding sequence ATGAGTCGCTTGATTTCCTTCGAAGGCGGTGACGGCTCAGGAAAAAGCACGCAGCTTAAACTGCTTGCGGATTATCTGTCGAGCCGGGGCCGCGCCTGTATTTGTACTCGCGAGCCGGGGGGAACAAACCTGGGTAAGATGATCCGCAAAGCGCTTCTTGAAGTTGGAGACGAGCAAATTTCCTCTCGGACCGAGATTTTTCTATACCTTGCCGACCGGGCCCAGCATGTCCAGGAGATCGTTCAGCCCGCGCTGGCAAGCGGCAAGATAGTCTTATGCGACCGCTTTACCGACTCCACCCTGGCCTACCAGGGTTACGGCCGCGGGGCTGATCTCAACGCGTTGCGTCAGATGAATCTCATCGCGAGCGGCGGGATCATTCCGGACTTGACCCTGCTGTTGGATTGCCCGGTGAAGCTCGGCCTCTCGCGGACGACCCGGAGAATCGAAGCCCAACGAACTCCGCAGAGCCCGGAAGACAGATTTGAGCGCGAAGAAGTCGAGTTCCACGAGCGCGTGCGCCGCGGATTCCGGGAGCTGGCTCGCGCCGAGCCCGAGCGCGTCCACATCCTCGACGCGTCGGCCTCGATCGCGGAAGTGCACGATCAGATCAAAGGAATCGTCGAGCGGAAACTTGCGGGACTTTAG
- a CDS encoding GspH/FimT family pseudopilin, with protein MNESGAKFHLLPEAAFTLLDMIVALALSAILAGIAIPNLMALAPTYRLNAAARQIQSELHRIKSQAVAQNIDYRVVFLAPSLYKIEKKTNAHIYQPTGEDKALPEGIVYGNTSAPDISFTPRGTSNSDTIKLCNSRQEGKNVIVFGGTGRIRVVNVPC; from the coding sequence GTGAATGAATCCGGGGCAAAATTTCATCTCCTGCCAGAGGCGGCATTCACTCTGTTAGACATGATTGTTGCCTTGGCATTGTCTGCCATTCTGGCGGGAATCGCTATCCCAAATTTGATGGCGCTGGCGCCAACCTACCGGTTGAATGCCGCTGCAAGGCAAATCCAATCCGAGCTTCATCGTATCAAGTCCCAGGCTGTCGCGCAAAATATTGACTACCGCGTGGTCTTTTTGGCCCCCTCGCTTTATAAGATCGAGAAAAAAACCAACGCACATATATACCAACCGACTGGAGAAGATAAGGCTTTGCCGGAAGGAATTGTTTACGGCAATACCAGCGCGCCCGACATTAGCTTTACTCCCAGAGGCACCTCCAACAGTGACACGATCAAGCTTTGCAATAGCCGGCAGGAGGGAAAAAACGTGATTGTCTTTGGCGGCACGGGAAGGATACGCGTGGTCAACGTGCCATGCTAA